The Lewinellaceae bacterium genome includes a region encoding these proteins:
- a CDS encoding transketolase, whose amino-acid sequence MAKDIVLNPDSKTKKAFPAGKASILRDFEICCISREVSLLGRKAVLSGRGKFGIFGAGKEVPQVAMARVFEKGDFRSGYYRDQTFMLAKGLATVEQLFAQLYADPENDPFSGGRQMNSHFATPLIDKEGRWTNHLETYNVSADISCTAGQMARALGLAGASKKYRFNKALATTTNFSHKGNEITFATIGDASTSEGVFWETINAAGVMQVPLLISVWDDGFGISVPIELQTTKSSISEVLGGFAYDKNKNQGIEIYTAKAWDYPGLVALYKNVSGRVRKYHRPSVIHVEEVTQPQGHSTSGSHERYKSTERLEWEKEKDCILIMENWMIESGIATREETEAIRESAKEEVKQKQQIAWNNYLAPGKQRKQALLEIYQTMPAYNEEVETIKKELNRLHNPTVTEILQNARHMRYALFNVENPVMEPLETWILEVESRGHNHYHTNLYSTSEKSALKVPVVPPVFSKKSVLKNGYQILNDFFDLSFDKYPNLYAFGEDVGQIGDVNQGMAGLQEKYSSDRVFDSGIRENTIVGHAIGMSMRGLRPIAEIQYLDYLVFGLQPLADDLSTVRYRSNGLQHSPAIIRTRGHRLEGIWHSGSPMGMILNSLRGMYVLVPRNMTQAAGFYNTMLQSDDPALIVECLNGYRLKEKMPDNLGEFTIPLGVPEVLEAGTDVTLVTYGSCVRVAKKGLALLKSRGISVELIDVQSLLPFDIEHRIVESLKKTNRIVFMDEDVPGGATAFMMREVLEVQGGYRYLDAAPYCLTAAQHRPPYGDDGDYFSKPNPENVFEVIYRIMAEADPVKYNYKKL is encoded by the coding sequence ATGGCCAAAGATATTGTATTGAATCCAGATTCAAAGACAAAAAAAGCATTTCCTGCCGGTAAGGCTTCCATCCTTCGTGATTTTGAAATTTGTTGTATCAGCCGGGAGGTAAGTTTGCTGGGCCGAAAGGCCGTTTTATCAGGACGAGGAAAGTTCGGGATATTCGGTGCCGGGAAAGAAGTTCCCCAGGTGGCCATGGCCCGCGTCTTTGAAAAAGGCGATTTCAGATCCGGTTATTACCGCGATCAAACCTTCATGCTGGCCAAGGGGCTGGCAACGGTCGAACAGCTTTTTGCTCAATTATACGCCGATCCTGAAAACGATCCTTTTTCAGGAGGTCGCCAAATGAACAGCCACTTTGCCACGCCTTTAATTGACAAGGAAGGCCGCTGGACCAACCATCTTGAAACCTACAACGTAAGTGCGGATATTTCCTGTACTGCCGGGCAGATGGCCCGTGCCCTGGGGCTGGCAGGAGCTTCCAAAAAATACCGCTTCAATAAAGCCCTGGCTACCACGACAAATTTTTCCCACAAAGGCAATGAAATCACCTTTGCCACCATCGGGGATGCCAGTACTTCTGAGGGCGTTTTCTGGGAAACCATTAACGCAGCGGGGGTCATGCAGGTACCGCTGTTGATATCAGTATGGGATGATGGCTTTGGGATCAGTGTGCCTATTGAACTGCAAACGACCAAAAGCAGTATCTCCGAAGTGCTCGGCGGATTTGCCTACGATAAAAATAAAAATCAGGGCATTGAAATTTATACCGCCAAAGCATGGGATTATCCCGGCCTCGTGGCCTTGTATAAAAACGTTTCCGGCCGGGTGCGCAAATACCATCGGCCTTCTGTCATCCATGTGGAGGAAGTGACTCAACCTCAGGGACACTCTACTTCAGGTTCTCACGAACGATATAAATCCACGGAGCGCCTGGAATGGGAAAAAGAAAAAGATTGTATCCTTATAATGGAAAATTGGATGATCGAATCGGGTATCGCCACGAGAGAGGAAACGGAGGCCATTCGCGAATCTGCCAAGGAAGAAGTAAAACAGAAACAACAAATAGCCTGGAACAATTACCTTGCTCCGGGAAAGCAAAGGAAGCAGGCCCTGTTGGAAATTTATCAGACTATGCCTGCCTATAACGAGGAGGTGGAAACTATAAAAAAAGAACTGAACCGACTCCATAACCCGACCGTAACGGAGATTCTTCAGAATGCGCGCCACATGCGATATGCCTTGTTCAACGTGGAAAACCCGGTAATGGAACCCCTTGAAACATGGATACTGGAAGTGGAATCCAGGGGGCATAATCATTACCATACCAATCTTTACAGCACCAGCGAAAAATCAGCATTGAAAGTTCCCGTTGTTCCTCCGGTATTTTCAAAAAAGTCTGTATTGAAAAATGGTTACCAGATTCTGAATGACTTTTTTGACCTCTCTTTTGACAAATACCCGAACCTTTACGCGTTTGGCGAAGATGTTGGACAGATTGGGGACGTTAACCAGGGGATGGCAGGATTGCAGGAAAAATACTCAAGCGACCGGGTTTTTGATTCCGGGATCCGGGAGAATACGATTGTCGGCCATGCTATCGGGATGTCGATGCGTGGGTTGAGGCCCATTGCAGAGATCCAGTATCTCGATTATCTTGTTTTCGGTTTGCAGCCTTTGGCGGACGACCTTTCAACCGTGCGCTACCGGAGCAATGGTTTACAACATTCGCCTGCCATTATCCGAACCCGCGGCCACAGGCTTGAAGGAATCTGGCACTCCGGCTCACCGATGGGAATGATCCTCAATTCGTTGAGGGGTATGTATGTACTGGTTCCGCGCAATATGACCCAGGCGGCTGGCTTTTACAACACCATGCTCCAGTCCGATGACCCGGCCCTGATCGTGGAATGCCTCAATGGTTACCGACTGAAAGAAAAAATGCCCGACAACCTCGGCGAATTTACCATTCCGCTTGGGGTGCCCGAAGTATTGGAAGCCGGCACAGATGTAACACTCGTAACTTATGGTTCCTGTGTTCGCGTAGCGAAAAAAGGCCTGGCATTGTTGAAAAGCAGAGGCATTTCAGTCGAACTGATTGATGTGCAAAGTTTGCTTCCTTTTGATATTGAACACCGCATTGTCGAGTCTTTGAAAAAGACGAACCGAATCGTATTTATGGATGAAGATGTTCCGGGAGGTGCTACCGCATTTATGATGCGTGAAGTACTTGAAGTTCAGGGAGGTTATCGATACCTGGATGCAGCGCCCTATTGCCTGACTGCGGCACAACATCGTCCGCCCTACGGTGATGACGGAGATTATTTTTCAAAACCTAACCCTGAAAATGTTTTTGAAGTGATCTACCGGATAATGGCCGAGGCCGATCCTGTAAAATATAATTATAAAAAGTTGTAA
- a CDS encoding sigma-70 family RNA polymerase sigma factor translates to MDIALQLDHQEEDLIKACIRKERWAQKMLYEEYYGVLMGVCLRYSNDGEDALDILHEGFIKIFKNIGRYQLGTSLSAWMRRIMINTAIDFYRKKVRRRTGTLEEAYEVSSSDADAVSQCTEQEILEAIQLLSPAYRAVFNLYAIEGFAHKEIADLLQITESTSRSNLVKARIKLKILLNKRFSGDEE, encoded by the coding sequence ATGGATATCGCATTGCAACTCGATCATCAGGAGGAAGACCTGATAAAAGCCTGCATTCGCAAAGAACGCTGGGCCCAAAAGATGCTGTACGAAGAGTATTACGGCGTCTTAATGGGCGTTTGTTTGCGGTATTCCAACGATGGGGAGGATGCCCTGGATATTTTACATGAAGGTTTTATCAAAATCTTCAAAAACATTGGAAGATATCAACTCGGAACATCTCTTTCCGCCTGGATGAGAAGGATAATGATCAATACGGCAATTGATTTTTACCGGAAAAAAGTCAGGCGCAGAACGGGTACGCTTGAAGAAGCCTACGAAGTCAGCAGCAGTGATGCAGATGCGGTGAGCCAGTGTACGGAACAGGAGATACTGGAGGCCATTCAACTGCTTTCTCCTGCTTACAGGGCGGTGTTCAACCTTTATGCTATTGAAGGGTTTGCACACAAAGAAATTGCCGATTTACTGCAGATAACGGAGAGTACCTCCCGATCGAATCTGGTAAAGGCACGCATTAAATTAAAAATTTTGTTAAATAAGCGTTTTTCGGGTGATGAAGAATAA
- a CDS encoding ankyrin repeat domain-containing protein — protein sequence MKNTLFAFLAMTLLPLTYLSAQEVAVSQIISEEPNSSAVVEDPKIPGDDLSKLTMEEKKRLVFETVNGGDTKEVAGLLNSSVYYLKNEEGETILTQAILNGDLKMVELLVQNAISNYKNEAGETPLSLALKLGSAEIANILLTRAKPSLKNEQGEAPLYLAVDLANLDLLQNLIDRGADVNRKSNGVTPLAQAVKQNQLKTVALLIRNGADASKANDNGESPLFLAIENGLTVMTGVLLFKSNHPGKDANWQTPLGEPLLNLAAAQGNEQMVRLLLDYGADPNQVDFMENSGLNVAVEKGFDAIALLFLGRGADPDHPNIMGTTPIMAAAQNGNEKLANLLVEQGANPDKRNFEGIAANDFGNFQYILTDEGLQDSIIDVFNADKGINN from the coding sequence ATGAAGAATACCCTTTTTGCTTTTTTAGCCATGACCCTTTTGCCTTTGACTTATTTGTCTGCGCAAGAGGTCGCTGTTTCTCAAATTATTTCAGAGGAACCCAATAGTTCAGCAGTTGTGGAGGACCCTAAAATCCCCGGGGACGATTTATCAAAACTTACCATGGAAGAAAAGAAAAGGTTGGTTTTTGAAACCGTTAACGGAGGAGATACAAAAGAGGTCGCGGGCTTACTCAATTCTTCTGTTTATTATCTCAAAAATGAAGAGGGAGAAACCATCCTTACCCAGGCTATTCTGAACGGCGATTTAAAAATGGTCGAACTCCTGGTTCAGAACGCCATATCGAATTACAAAAATGAAGCAGGAGAAACACCGCTGAGCCTTGCCCTCAAGCTGGGGAGTGCCGAAATCGCCAATATCCTCCTGACTCGTGCCAAGCCTTCTCTGAAAAATGAACAGGGAGAGGCTCCTTTGTACCTGGCCGTCGACCTGGCCAACCTCGACCTGCTCCAGAATTTAATCGACAGGGGAGCGGATGTCAACAGAAAATCCAACGGGGTAACCCCGCTTGCCCAGGCTGTAAAGCAAAACCAGCTAAAGACCGTTGCGCTCCTCATCCGCAATGGTGCCGATGCCAGTAAAGCCAATGATAACGGGGAAAGCCCCTTGTTTCTTGCGATTGAAAATGGCCTGACGGTAATGACAGGAGTGCTTTTGTTTAAAAGCAATCACCCGGGTAAGGATGCCAACTGGCAAACACCACTTGGAGAGCCTCTGCTGAACCTGGCGGCCGCCCAGGGAAATGAGCAGATGGTAAGACTATTACTCGATTACGGCGCCGACCCAAACCAGGTGGATTTTATGGAAAATTCCGGGTTAAATGTTGCGGTGGAAAAAGGTTTTGATGCCATAGCCCTATTGTTTTTAGGAAGAGGGGCCGATCCTGATCATCCCAATATTATGGGGACGACACCGATCATGGCCGCGGCACAAAATGGCAATGAAAAACTGGCTAACCTGCTGGTAGAACAGGGAGCCAACCCAGATAAACGAAATTTTGAAGGCATCGCCGCCAATGATTTTGGCAATTTCCAGTATATCCTGACGGATGAAGGGTTACAGGATTCAATCATCGACGTATTCAATGCAGATAAAGGCATTAATAATTGA
- a CDS encoding VCBS repeat-containing protein: MTNFLQKLPLLLGLILALPGVAQVTFTNQTALLNPVIGASLEDCTVDMNNDNLDDIVRITTGHIYIDYQQLDGTFTQKDFAMNLTVYPTWSMCAGDLNEDGFNDLLLGSGSAVSFVYSNEDGTAYSEVAHPEYIFSQRSTMADIDNDGHLDAFVCHDVDLSHPYRNDGTGNMVLDQTLIVTADLAGNYAALWVDYDNDNDIDLYITKCRGGAAPGAIERTNLLYRNNGDGTFSEVGEEANMNDNAQSWTTVFEDFDNDGDFDAFIVNHDFQNRFMRNNGDGTFTDIIQTTGINPNDLGAWENAGADFDNNGYVDILSELDFQLHLNNGDLTFTPTNIPFPNGGIGDFNNDGFMDVIRGNDLWINDGNENNWVKICPQGFLSNKNGIGARVEIYGEWGRQIREIRSTQSFSTMNTLAANFGIGTATAIDSIVVRWPSGMRTKLDAPAINTTHIIPEAECLLAEETITAAGPTAICPGASVVLQGPDGFASYTWSNGATSQNLTATTPGSYNLIAKDEGECVALSNSITVTYMDDPNPVISINGEEQFCQGESVELVASSDQNPVWSNGMSGQSVNITTSGFYTVFTESVCSEEQLPSESVEIIVLPAEAPEITSVEFDNMLESQATITVTGDSLNWYNQEMGGEIIGSGNTFITPPIVEEETTYFVESVNVFGGALQDGGKPDIEGTGGLPSSGAYSYFNVWEPFTLLTVDVVVPENAPEGPRTIQLVDGAGNILEQTSVDLTAGLQVLELNWEIPIGDMMTLRCPENNLFRNNGGVNYPYPIGDVGSILTSFFGDSYYYYFYNWKIKKLEEFCVSERTPVTLYINNLDELPGIADIRLFPNPVDEQLFISYTALEDKMISFRLFNSIGQEVSNISNLITSAGANTQKIEVKHLPAGLYTLQFQVDGKIATGKVVVE, translated from the coding sequence TTACCACCGGTCATATCTACATTGATTACCAGCAGTTGGACGGCACCTTTACCCAAAAGGATTTTGCCATGAACCTGACTGTGTATCCTACCTGGAGCATGTGTGCCGGCGACCTCAATGAAGATGGGTTTAACGACCTTTTGCTGGGTTCCGGAAGTGCCGTTTCATTTGTTTATTCCAACGAAGACGGTACCGCTTATTCGGAAGTGGCCCATCCCGAATACATTTTTTCACAACGGTCCACCATGGCCGACATTGATAACGACGGGCACCTCGATGCATTCGTATGCCACGATGTGGATTTGAGCCACCCCTACCGCAATGACGGTACCGGAAATATGGTCCTGGATCAAACCCTTATCGTCACCGCCGATCTGGCCGGCAACTATGCGGCACTTTGGGTGGATTATGATAATGATAATGACATTGACCTTTACATCACCAAATGTCGTGGCGGAGCAGCTCCCGGAGCCATCGAACGTACCAACCTGCTTTACCGCAACAATGGCGACGGCACCTTCAGCGAGGTCGGCGAAGAAGCCAATATGAATGATAATGCCCAAAGCTGGACTACTGTTTTTGAAGATTTTGACAATGATGGCGACTTCGACGCCTTTATCGTCAACCACGATTTTCAAAACCGTTTCATGCGCAACAATGGCGACGGCACTTTTACCGATATTATCCAGACCACAGGCATCAACCCTAACGATCTCGGTGCCTGGGAGAACGCCGGAGCAGATTTCGACAACAACGGTTATGTGGATATTTTATCAGAACTTGATTTCCAGCTCCACCTGAATAACGGGGACCTCACCTTCACTCCGACCAATATTCCTTTCCCCAACGGTGGTATCGGGGATTTCAACAATGACGGTTTCATGGATGTGATCCGCGGCAATGACCTCTGGATCAATGATGGAAACGAGAACAACTGGGTCAAGATATGCCCGCAGGGTTTCCTGAGTAACAAAAACGGGATTGGCGCACGTGTGGAGATTTATGGCGAATGGGGCCGGCAGATCCGTGAGATCCGCTCCACCCAGAGTTTCAGCACCATGAACACTCTTGCCGCCAATTTCGGAATCGGAACGGCTACTGCCATAGATTCAATCGTGGTGAGATGGCCTTCAGGCATGAGAACAAAACTCGATGCGCCTGCCATCAACACTACACACATTATCCCTGAGGCCGAGTGCCTTTTGGCCGAGGAGACCATTACCGCTGCAGGGCCGACAGCAATTTGCCCGGGTGCTTCTGTTGTGCTCCAGGGACCTGACGGTTTTGCTTCCTATACCTGGAGCAATGGAGCGACCTCTCAAAACCTTACCGCTACAACACCCGGTTCCTATAACCTGATCGCCAAGGATGAGGGAGAATGTGTTGCCCTTTCCAATTCCATTACCGTAACCTATATGGATGATCCTAATCCCGTCATCAGTATCAACGGGGAAGAACAATTTTGCCAGGGAGAAAGTGTAGAACTGGTGGCTTCATCCGATCAAAACCCGGTATGGTCCAATGGCATGTCAGGACAGAGTGTAAACATTACCACATCCGGATTTTACACCGTTTTCACGGAGTCCGTTTGCTCGGAAGAGCAATTGCCTTCCGAGTCTGTGGAAATCATCGTTTTACCGGCTGAAGCTCCGGAAATAACGTCCGTTGAATTTGATAATATGCTGGAATCCCAGGCCACTATTACCGTCACCGGGGACAGCCTCAACTGGTATAACCAGGAAATGGGTGGAGAGATCATAGGCAGTGGCAATACATTTATTACGCCTCCGATAGTGGAGGAAGAAACCACCTATTTTGTTGAGTCGGTAAATGTTTTCGGCGGCGCCCTTCAGGATGGTGGCAAACCGGACATTGAAGGTACCGGAGGACTTCCGTCTTCGGGAGCTTACAGCTATTTCAATGTTTGGGAGCCTTTCACTTTATTGACCGTTGACGTTGTCGTACCGGAAAATGCACCCGAAGGACCACGAACCATACAACTGGTGGATGGTGCAGGAAATATCCTGGAACAAACCTCGGTTGACCTCACAGCAGGGCTGCAGGTGCTGGAACTGAACTGGGAAATACCAATTGGCGATATGATGACCTTGCGTTGCCCTGAGAACAACCTGTTCCGCAATAACGGAGGGGTCAATTACCCATATCCAATCGGCGATGTAGGTTCCATCCTCACCTCTTTCTTCGGGGATTCCTACTACTATTATTTCTACAATTGGAAAATTAAGAAACTGGAAGAATTTTGTGTTTCGGAAAGGACTCCAGTAACCCTTTACATCAATAATCTGGATGAATTACCGGGCATTGCCGACATCAGATTGTTCCCCAATCCGGTGGATGAGCAATTGTTCATTTCCTATACTGCCCTGGAAGACAAAATGATCAGTTTCAGGTTGTTCAATTCCATCGGACAGGAAGTGAGTAATATCAGCAACCTGATCACTTCCGCAGGTGCAAACACTCAGAAAATTGAGGTAAAACACCTGCCGGCCGGCCTTTACACCTTGCAGTTCCAGGTGGATGGAAAGATCGCGACGGGAAAGGTAGTGGTAGAATAA
- a CDS encoding PASTA domain-containing protein produces MEFTVEPKEQQKPDPKPGDHLKDKLKIFLNNAWNFLKSPVFLKNLGAIFLFLILCFWILTVLLKVYTHHNESMQVDNYVGMDLEDARRKIRKKDFRIEVKEIFGQPANKVLMQYPEPLSRVKEGRTIYLTVNNGKMEEVEIPDYSDMDNYDTYKKHLKARGLNHIIEKEFNAKYSENTILYITYKGKKISGLDLRRGVKAHKGDTIKCVITTRFSATVSLPNLVCQDYEAATFLLETHDLIIGRIFGDVADRNSAFVWKQDPPFEAGQQIQKGTQVDVYLTDTYPDGCN; encoded by the coding sequence ATGGAATTTACCGTTGAGCCCAAAGAACAACAAAAACCGGATCCAAAACCAGGCGACCATCTCAAAGATAAGCTGAAGATTTTTTTAAATAACGCCTGGAATTTCCTCAAATCACCGGTTTTTTTAAAAAACCTGGGCGCCATATTCCTGTTCCTGATCCTCTGCTTCTGGATTTTAACCGTATTGCTGAAAGTGTACACGCATCACAATGAATCTATGCAGGTAGACAATTACGTTGGCATGGACCTGGAAGATGCCCGGCGTAAGATCCGCAAAAAAGACTTCCGCATTGAAGTAAAAGAGATCTTTGGACAACCCGCCAACAAGGTATTGATGCAATATCCCGAACCTTTGTCCCGTGTTAAGGAAGGCAGAACCATCTACCTTACCGTGAATAACGGTAAAATGGAGGAAGTTGAAATACCCGATTATTCGGATATGGATAATTACGACACTTACAAAAAGCATCTGAAAGCAAGAGGGCTCAACCACATTATTGAAAAAGAATTTAACGCAAAATATTCTGAAAATACGATTCTTTACATCACCTACAAAGGCAAAAAGATTTCCGGGCTCGACCTCCGCAGAGGCGTAAAAGCCCATAAAGGAGATACGATTAAGTGTGTGATCACAACCCGGTTTTCTGCCACCGTATCCTTACCCAACCTCGTTTGCCAGGATTACGAAGCTGCGACCTTTCTGCTAGAAACCCACGATCTGATCATCGGAAGGATATTCGGTGATGTGGCTGACAGGAACAGTGCCTTTGTCTGGAAACAGGATCCTCCCTTCGAGGCAGGACAGCAGATTCAAAAAGGAACACAGGTGGATGTTTACCTGACGGATACTTATCCGGATGGATGTAATTAG
- a CDS encoding enoyl-CoA hydratase/isomerase family protein, with amino-acid sequence MTYQNLQLSEEEGILIVTINREKALNALNGQTMKELHHLFAEDAPGRPHIKGIIITGAGEKSFVAGADIKEFLNLSDIGGGREMSQFGHDTFFLIERFHKPVIAAINGFALGGGCELAMACHLRIAGEKARFSQPEVSLGIIPGYGGTQRLIQCIGKTKAMEMLMTGDMIDAAEAHRLGLVNHVVPAGEEVTSSKALLGKIASKGPVAIAKIIEAVNAYAQHDVDGFAKEVEAFGQTTNTEDFVEGATAFVEKRKAEFKNK; translated from the coding sequence ATGACCTACCAAAATTTACAATTATCCGAAGAAGAAGGAATCCTCATCGTTACCATCAATCGCGAGAAAGCGCTGAATGCACTCAACGGGCAAACCATGAAGGAATTGCACCACCTGTTTGCTGAAGATGCTCCCGGGAGGCCCCATATCAAAGGGATCATCATTACCGGGGCCGGCGAAAAATCTTTCGTGGCCGGGGCCGACATCAAGGAATTCCTTAACCTTAGCGATATAGGCGGCGGCAGAGAAATGTCTCAATTCGGGCATGACACATTTTTCCTGATTGAACGCTTTCACAAGCCGGTCATCGCCGCCATCAACGGATTTGCCCTGGGCGGTGGCTGCGAACTGGCCATGGCCTGCCACCTCAGGATTGCCGGTGAAAAAGCACGTTTTAGCCAACCGGAGGTAAGCCTGGGCATCATTCCGGGTTACGGAGGCACCCAACGCCTTATCCAGTGTATTGGTAAGACAAAAGCTATGGAAATGCTGATGACAGGGGATATGATCGATGCCGCCGAAGCCCATCGACTTGGACTCGTCAATCATGTGGTGCCGGCAGGTGAGGAAGTGACCAGCAGCAAGGCTCTGCTCGGAAAAATCGCCAGCAAAGGACCTGTAGCCATTGCCAAGATCATCGAAGCCGTCAACGCTTATGCACAGCATGACGTAGATGGGTTTGCCAAAGAAGTGGAAGCATTTGGACAAACCACCAATACCGAAGATTTTGTGGAAGGCGCTACAGCTTTTGTGGAAAAGCGGAAGGCCGAGTTTAAGAATAAGTAA
- a CDS encoding type IV toxin-antitoxin system AbiEi family antitoxin domain-containing protein, translated as MSKEKTLLEFIREHNGYVRTRDVLEGGFHNHYLNVLVEQGEVLKIKRGLYRLSNLTPDDEMEEISRMIPDGVLCLFTAWNYYELTDFVPPEYHIAIEKNKKVLLPDYPPIKVYFWSEQYWSLGIAEIKIGKTTVKIYEKEKSVCDAIKFRNKIGKEVEKEVLQNYLKEKDRNIEKLLYFARLLRVEAQMKTYLSILL; from the coding sequence ATGTCAAAAGAAAAAACACTTCTCGAATTTATCAGGGAACACAATGGTTATGTAAGAACCAGGGATGTTCTTGAAGGTGGTTTCCATAATCATTATCTAAACGTACTTGTGGAACAAGGCGAAGTATTGAAAATAAAAAGAGGGCTATACAGACTATCCAACCTAACCCCTGACGATGAGATGGAGGAAATAAGCCGGATGATTCCCGATGGCGTTCTATGTCTGTTTACTGCATGGAATTATTACGAACTCACGGACTTCGTACCTCCTGAATATCATATTGCTATTGAAAAAAACAAAAAAGTCCTGCTCCCGGACTACCCTCCCATCAAAGTATACTTTTGGAGTGAACAATATTGGAGTCTGGGTATTGCAGAGATTAAAATTGGCAAAACAACCGTAAAAATTTATGAGAAAGAAAAATCTGTATGTGACGCCATCAAGTTCAGGAATAAAATCGGAAAGGAGGTAGAGAAGGAAGTGCTTCAAAACTACCTCAAAGAAAAAGACCGGAATATTGAAAAACTCCTGTATTTCGCCCGATTGCTAAGGGTAGAAGCACAGATGAAAACTTATTTGAGCATATTACTATGA
- a CDS encoding DUF1573 domain-containing protein produces MAQQTTAPVAVSAEQAVKVPGPAITFESDLVDYGTITQGSDPYRFFNFTNTGDAPLVITAAKGSCGCTVPTYPKDPILPGETGQIKVRYDTNRVGPFTKRVTLTIQDIEENSVLTIKGNVEKKAEEPAGVPSNDGGIFKNN; encoded by the coding sequence ATGGCTCAACAAACCACTGCACCTGTAGCTGTTTCCGCTGAACAAGCCGTTAAGGTACCTGGTCCTGCAATTACCTTCGAATCTGATCTCGTAGATTACGGAACCATTACCCAGGGATCTGATCCTTACCGTTTTTTCAATTTTACCAATACAGGCGATGCTCCTTTGGTCATCACTGCAGCGAAAGGAAGTTGCGGATGTACAGTTCCAACCTATCCTAAAGATCCTATTCTTCCGGGAGAAACCGGCCAAATCAAGGTAAGATATGACACTAACCGCGTTGGTCCTTTCACCAAGCGTGTTACTTTGACCATCCAGGACATAGAGGAAAATTCAGTATTGACCATCAAAGGCAATGTTGAAAAGAAAGCTGAAGAACCAGCTGGTGTTCCTTCAAATGATGGCGGAATTTTCAAAAACAACTAA
- a CDS encoding SPOR domain-containing protein produces MAMSKLDFITILIVAICVGALGFLVYKTVRLMNPTDGTTTEVSEQKDTTTYDPADDYTLDDEGDVVSDDTPASGESSEDVPATAEDFPVTEDAADQLTEKEETATKTPEKTTPTSYNESTKTGAYMVLAGSYKQKINASNQVSKLKKMGYDEAAVELFNGGALAVALVNRFDSYNEAAKLKKELESKGFDVFIKKK; encoded by the coding sequence ATGGCTATGTCAAAACTCGATTTCATCACTATTTTAATTGTTGCCATTTGTGTGGGTGCGCTGGGATTCCTGGTGTACAAAACGGTCCGACTGATGAATCCAACGGACGGAACGACCACAGAAGTCTCTGAACAAAAGGATACTACAACTTATGACCCGGCGGATGATTACACGCTTGATGATGAGGGGGATGTCGTTTCTGATGATACTCCTGCTTCGGGGGAAAGTTCAGAAGATGTACCTGCCACCGCTGAAGATTTCCCTGTTACTGAAGATGCTGCCGACCAGCTCACCGAAAAGGAGGAAACAGCCACTAAAACGCCTGAAAAAACCACGCCTACTTCCTATAATGAAAGTACCAAAACAGGAGCCTACATGGTCTTGGCTGGTTCTTATAAACAAAAGATCAATGCCTCCAATCAAGTCAGCAAACTTAAAAAAATGGGATATGATGAGGCAGCAGTAGAGCTTTTTAACGGGGGGGCGCTGGCCGTAGCACTGGTGAACCGGTTTGATTCCTACAATGAAGCTGCCAAATTAAAAAAAGAACTCGAATCGAAAGGGTTTGATGTTTTCATCAAAAAAAAATAA
- a CDS encoding ATP-binding protein yields the protein MFFPNLNIVITGPESSGKTWLSQSLSEHYETIWTPEFTRSYLKTIDRPYVEEDLLIIAKTQLEKQKSDLLLANRFLFSDTGLLVLKIWSEVKFGRCAPWIDRELKNGHYDLFLLCAPDLPWVYDPLRENPDDRALLFERYETTLKRFELPYAVITGEGEARLLNATQAVERFLLTPGISQY from the coding sequence ATGTTTTTTCCTAACCTTAATATAGTCATCACCGGCCCTGAATCTTCGGGCAAAACCTGGTTATCGCAAAGTCTATCAGAACATTATGAGACTATCTGGACACCAGAATTCACCCGTTCGTACCTCAAAACGATAGATCGGCCCTATGTTGAAGAGGATTTGCTTATCATCGCAAAAACACAGTTGGAAAAACAAAAATCCGACCTTTTGTTAGCCAATCGCTTCCTGTTTTCCGATACGGGTTTACTCGTGCTCAAAATATGGTCAGAGGTCAAATTCGGACGCTGCGCCCCCTGGATAGACCGGGAATTAAAAAACGGGCACTATGATCTTTTTCTTTTATGCGCCCCCGACCTTCCCTGGGTTTACGACCCTCTTAGAGAAAATCCGGATGACAGGGCACTACTTTTCGAACGATACGAAACTACGCTCAAGCGTTTTGAACTGCCCTATGCAGTCATAACGGGCGAGGGCGAGGCCCGTCTCCTCAATGCCACACAGGCGGTGGAGCGGTTCCTTCTCACACCAGGAATCAGTCAATATTAA